In Marivirga salinae, a single window of DNA contains:
- a CDS encoding phospholipase D family protein, whose translation MAKFLTDDNLNVAVSNLIEEAKQTFIIISPFIKLHDRLKKRLSEKSENYDFELVIVFGKNENDLSKSLSYEDLEFFKSFPNVEIRYEPKLHAKYYANESSSILSSMNLYDYSQNNNIEFGILMKAGRFTSEDIDIESWEYFDKVIESSKILYEKRPVVESKLLGLSESFKGSEVEIDILDDYFKQLKNSSKNLKGYCIRTGEQIPFNIKHPFTEKAFKSWSKYNDPNYNEKFCHFSGEKSNGQTSFSRPVLQKYWKQAISS comes from the coding sequence ATGGCAAAGTTCTTAACTGATGATAACCTTAATGTAGCAGTCTCTAATTTGATTGAAGAGGCAAAACAGACTTTTATAATAATCTCTCCCTTTATAAAATTGCATGATCGATTAAAAAAGAGATTATCTGAAAAATCAGAAAACTATGATTTTGAGTTAGTAATTGTATTTGGGAAGAATGAGAATGACTTAAGTAAAAGTTTAAGCTACGAAGATCTGGAATTTTTCAAATCATTTCCCAATGTAGAGATACGTTATGAACCGAAACTACATGCTAAATACTATGCAAATGAATCTTCTTCGATTTTAAGCTCCATGAATCTGTATGACTATTCCCAAAACAATAATATTGAATTTGGAATTTTGATGAAAGCTGGAAGATTTACGAGTGAAGATATAGATATCGAATCTTGGGAGTATTTTGATAAAGTAATTGAAAGTAGTAAAATATTATATGAAAAAAGACCAGTTGTAGAATCAAAATTGCTAGGCTTATCAGAAAGCTTTAAAGGTTCTGAAGTGGAAATAGATATTTTAGATGACTACTTTAAGCAACTTAAAAATTCAAGCAAGAATCTAAAAGGCTATTGTATAAGAACTGGTGAGCAAATACCATTTAATATAAAGCATCCCTTTACAGAAAAGGCTTTTAAATCATGGTCAAAATATAATGACCCAAACTATAATGAAAAATTTTGTCATTTCTCAGGAGAAAAGTCCAATGGTCAAACTTCTTTTTCACGACCAGTACTGCAGAAATATTGGAAGCAAGCCATTTCATCTTAA
- a CDS encoding competence protein CoiA family protein, translating into MITKLPYGIKGGELTSIHNVLSGLDCNCVCPKCGSKLIARKGEHKTHHFAHYHETNCEGAAETALHLVAKEILIQEKKLVIPGRLMFKNGSLIKNNSKEIIFDEVRSEEKTGDFQPDIIGIDKGRELFIEIAVTHFIDEIKHEKLIKYGTSTLEINLEALKDGFNTEELKQYLLEETSNKQWIYNSEEEKAKKLYYENETSLDTFENQNEKKWELKVQNFEKFKKENIKAGFRIIKVDIGENVYCPLKMKNTAKSLPKSYISDRIGNGGVWNGVIDDKRRFGMYIDLDNKKFPVFPPDNMRTDTNVKMGKFYFHQLNRIRDKSIQNYRKCIRCKFFKGSNLDLDLTLDETEIVCGYK; encoded by the coding sequence ATGATTACGAAATTGCCATATGGTATTAAAGGCGGTGAGTTAACCTCTATCCACAATGTGTTGAGTGGATTAGATTGTAATTGCGTTTGCCCAAAATGCGGCTCAAAACTGATTGCAAGAAAAGGAGAACATAAAACACATCATTTTGCTCATTATCATGAGACTAATTGTGAGGGTGCTGCTGAAACTGCACTGCATTTAGTAGCTAAAGAGATTTTAATCCAAGAGAAAAAATTAGTAATACCTGGTAGATTGATGTTTAAGAATGGATCATTAATCAAAAATAATTCAAAAGAAATCATATTCGATGAAGTTCGAAGTGAAGAAAAAACAGGTGATTTTCAGCCCGATATAATAGGAATTGATAAAGGCAGAGAACTATTTATTGAGATAGCAGTAACTCATTTTATTGATGAAATTAAACATGAAAAGTTAATAAAGTATGGTACATCTACGCTAGAAATAAACCTTGAAGCACTTAAAGATGGATTTAATACAGAGGAACTCAAACAGTATCTTTTAGAAGAAACCTCAAATAAGCAATGGATTTATAATTCAGAAGAGGAGAAAGCTAAAAAGCTTTATTATGAAAATGAAACCAGTCTAGATACATTCGAAAACCAAAATGAAAAAAAGTGGGAACTTAAAGTTCAAAATTTTGAAAAATTTAAAAAGGAAAATATAAAAGCTGGATTCAGAATAATAAAGGTAGATATTGGAGAAAATGTTTATTGTCCACTAAAAATGAAAAATACTGCCAAAAGTTTACCTAAATCATATATTTCCGATCGAATTGGTAATGGTGGTGTATGGAATGGGGTGATTGATGACAAAAGGAGATTTGGAATGTACATTGATTTAGACAATAAAAAATTCCCCGTTTTCCCTCCGGATAATATGCGAACTGATACAAATGTTAAAATGGGGAAGTTTTATTTCCATCAATTAAATAGAATTAGAGATAAGTCAATTCAGAATTATAGAAAATGTATTCGGTGCAAATTTTTCAAAGGTTCAAATTTAGATTTGGATCTAACTCTAGATGAAACTGAAATTGTTTGTGGATATAAATGA
- a CDS encoding GNAT family N-acetyltransferase has translation MNISIEHFSKLIYFEGNSFVETLVERYGNEFIPPLNTRNSSTQQVFNNSSDSSNNEYFEKLLEQPALIIFIDSTPIGFMSYIKNYKLEFLKDFLESNYITTIIINPEYRRLGAAKKLYQKLLTVEKGKFTTRTWSSNLSHINLLNQLGFNLIHEIANHRGEGIHTVYYGFDNDSHT, from the coding sequence ATGAATATTAGCATAGAACATTTCTCAAAATTAATATACTTTGAAGGGAACTCCTTTGTTGAGACCTTGGTGGAAAGATATGGTAATGAATTTATTCCTCCTTTAAATACAAGAAACTCTTCTACTCAGCAGGTTTTCAACAATTCATCTGACTCAAGTAATAATGAGTATTTTGAGAAGCTACTAGAACAGCCAGCACTAATTATATTTATTGACTCAACACCAATAGGCTTTATGTCCTATATAAAAAACTACAAATTAGAATTTTTAAAAGATTTTTTAGAGTCGAACTATATAACAACTATAATTATTAATCCGGAATATAGACGTCTTGGAGCAGCAAAAAAATTGTATCAAAAACTTCTAACAGTTGAGAAAGGTAAATTTACAACTAGAACATGGTCAAGTAATTTGAGCCATATTAATTTATTAAATCAACTTGGTTTTAATCTTATACACGAAATAGCTAACCACAGAGGGGAAGGAATCCATACCGTATATTATGGATTTGATAATGACTCCCACACATAA
- a CDS encoding ankyrin repeat domain-containing protein encodes MNPQDNEFTFPNRQLLGMLTHSKASDLEAVKELIAEGGDINAKSLIDGETIFYKALDINIEEISDEVIIYLIENYQPNLNENQGDDMTPLEMAVMDNRVNLVRFMLSKGADLFMVGEEGLNIIEIAKGERTYHDIHKTGIDYNEMVELFESFEK; translated from the coding sequence ATGAATCCACAAGACAACGAATTCACTTTCCCAAACCGCCAACTTTTAGGTATGCTTACTCATAGTAAAGCCAGCGATCTTGAAGCGGTCAAAGAACTGATTGCTGAAGGAGGAGATATCAATGCAAAATCCCTCATAGATGGAGAAACCATATTTTACAAAGCCTTAGATATCAATATTGAGGAAATAAGTGATGAGGTAATCATCTACCTTATTGAAAACTATCAGCCAAACCTAAATGAGAACCAAGGTGATGACATGACACCCTTAGAAATGGCAGTAATGGACAACCGTGTTAACCTAGTGCGCTTCATGTTATCAAAGGGTGCTGACCTGTTTATGGTGGGTGAAGAAGGTCTAAATATTATAGAAATCGCAAAGGGTGAAAGGACCTACCACGATATCCATAAAACGGGTATAGATTATAATGAGATGGTGGAGTTATTTGAAAGCTTTGAGAAATGA
- a CDS encoding HEPN/Toprim-associated domain-containing protein, with protein MEELISFQTHLNNYYVNIFQSEKSLNQILFFLKDLEIKLLEVNKKSLLQNNARYLSEDFKPQKEVFKITVKNSDLKSRLDLYGYSNDNLEENFNLNKKKKIDSLNKLNFLHKKNKAYPVFGATETKQEEKEFLENFTFEEYKKSVKTIINNQYRKQIICSNLGNVREDIWTDRYGFPSHINNVAQRYIIENFFHGFFDDDLVNFTSILESLDGESDIDFIFPLEDFDNKEEKYKRIEDTINHNSQYRPIKLITEGFSDSIYLTEALQQNNDTLIPYFNFHDFNGKDGGWQKVVSLLKAYNEINAHEIIIGIFDNDKAGIDGLMEVNKIRSTNIGAIKLPDLDNLKEFCVYNTITEDYGQSNVNSKSACIELYLDKHYFRDEIKLSLNRKTQLPQLDKSSKKAIAIKFDGCDKNELDWSDLNKVWDEIIEKSKALLLL; from the coding sequence ATGGAAGAACTAATCTCTTTTCAGACTCATTTAAATAATTACTATGTTAATATTTTTCAGTCAGAAAAATCACTTAATCAAATACTTTTCTTTTTAAAGGACTTAGAAATTAAGCTTCTGGAAGTAAACAAAAAATCTTTACTTCAAAATAATGCTAGGTACTTATCAGAGGACTTTAAACCACAAAAAGAAGTATTTAAAATAACTGTAAAGAATTCTGATTTAAAAAGCAGATTAGATCTGTACGGATATTCTAATGATAATCTAGAAGAGAATTTTAATCTAAACAAAAAGAAGAAAATTGATAGTTTAAATAAACTAAATTTCCTTCACAAAAAGAATAAAGCTTATCCAGTTTTTGGAGCTACTGAAACCAAACAAGAAGAGAAAGAATTTCTAGAAAACTTTACATTTGAAGAATACAAGAAGTCTGTTAAAACCATTATCAATAATCAATATCGTAAACAAATTATCTGTTCTAATTTAGGAAATGTGCGTGAAGATATATGGACGGATAGGTACGGATTTCCTTCACATATTAATAATGTAGCACAAAGATATATCATTGAAAATTTCTTTCATGGCTTTTTTGATGATGATCTGGTTAACTTCACATCCATATTAGAATCATTAGACGGTGAAAGTGACATTGATTTTATATTTCCTTTGGAAGATTTTGATAATAAGGAAGAAAAGTATAAGCGCATAGAGGATACTATAAATCATAATTCACAATACCGACCCATCAAATTAATAACTGAAGGTTTTAGTGATTCTATTTATCTGACCGAAGCCTTACAACAAAATAATGATACATTAATACCATATTTTAATTTTCATGACTTTAACGGGAAAGATGGAGGTTGGCAAAAAGTCGTTTCATTATTAAAAGCATATAATGAAATAAATGCACATGAGATTATTATAGGCATTTTTGATAATGATAAAGCAGGAATCGATGGTCTAATGGAGGTCAATAAGATACGCTCCACTAATATTGGTGCAATAAAGTTACCTGATTTGGACAATCTTAAAGAGTTTTGCGTCTATAACACAATTACAGAAGACTATGGACAGTCAAACGTAAATTCAAAATCGGCATGTATAGAGCTGTATTTAGATAAACATTATTTTAGGGATGAAATTAAACTCTCATTAAATCGTAAAACTCAGTTACCACAACTGGACAAAAGCTCGAAAAAGGCAATTGCAATAAAATTTGATGGATGTGATAAAAATGAACTTGACTGGAGCGACTTGAATAAGGTATGGGATGAAATTATTGAAAAATCTAAGGCTTTGCTTTTATTATAA
- a CDS encoding AbiH family protein, whose product MRTVTINSGKKKPNNRLILLGNGFDLSHGLKTSYSDFIEWYLNKVKEIFDKEDYFEDKLIELRSVDSLLNIEDYSSPYGQLYDSNNIFEKHLKLDVIPTFKNKLWSKILNTLDVIKWVDIEQLYYDEYKLLVKKSSSLVDSNEIIDDLIELNLNLKDISSELKTYLCDNIKMESSNFIPEFKKLIYSKEPKLILNFNYTNTVNSYLENYDFPPNKDIVIPLHGNINDDHYPLVFGFGDERDQMYQQIEDLNDNRLMDHFKSFAYFRNQNYSRLLSFIDSEPFEVHTIGLSCGLSDRTLLSQIFEHENCQKIHIQYYKDENGYQDVARNISRHFSDKQELRRKLVNFEGCEECPQISK is encoded by the coding sequence ATGAGAACAGTAACAATTAATAGTGGTAAGAAAAAACCTAATAATAGGTTAATATTATTAGGCAATGGCTTTGACCTTTCTCATGGATTAAAAACAAGTTATAGTGATTTTATTGAATGGTATTTAAATAAGGTAAAAGAGATATTTGATAAGGAAGATTATTTTGAAGATAAATTAATAGAATTAAGAAGTGTAGATTCATTACTAAATATTGAAGACTATAGTAGTCCATATGGTCAGCTTTATGATTCAAATAACATTTTTGAAAAACACCTTAAACTTGATGTAATCCCTACATTTAAAAATAAGTTATGGAGTAAAATTTTAAATACTTTAGATGTAATTAAATGGGTCGATATTGAGCAATTATATTATGATGAATATAAGTTACTTGTTAAAAAGTCAAGCTCACTGGTCGATTCAAATGAAATAATTGATGATCTTATTGAACTAAATTTAAATCTGAAAGACATCTCCTCAGAACTAAAAACTTATTTATGCGACAATATAAAAATGGAAAGTTCAAATTTCATTCCAGAATTTAAAAAATTAATTTATTCAAAAGAACCTAAATTAATATTAAATTTCAACTACACTAATACGGTAAACAGTTACTTAGAAAATTACGACTTTCCGCCAAATAAGGATATTGTTATACCATTGCATGGCAATATAAATGATGATCATTACCCCCTAGTTTTTGGCTTTGGAGATGAAAGAGATCAAATGTATCAGCAAATAGAAGATTTGAATGATAATCGTTTAATGGATCACTTTAAATCCTTTGCGTATTTTAGAAATCAAAATTACTCTAGGCTTCTTTCATTTATTGATTCTGAACCTTTTGAAGTACATACTATCGGTTTATCCTGCGGATTATCTGATAGAACCTTATTAAGTCAAATATTTGAACATGAAAATTGCCAAAAAATACATATTCAGTATTATAAAGATGAAAACGGTTATCAAGATGTAGCAAGGAATATTTCAAGACACTTTTCCGATAAACAAGAGCTAAGAAGAAAGTTGGTGAACTTTGAAGGTTGTGAAGAATGTCCGCAGATATCAAAATAA
- the mnmE gene encoding tRNA uridine-5-carboxymethylaminomethyl(34) synthesis GTPase MnmE, with protein MLDQLKETIIALSTAPGVGAIAVIRLSGEDAIDITNSVFRGKNLLEQKSHTAHFGTIRNEEGEIIDEVVATLFIAPHSFTKENVVEISCHGSPYIVQRLIKLFLTKGVRLAKAGEFTQRAFLNGQFDLAQAEAVADLINADTEASHKAALNQMRGGFSEQIKNLRAELIHFASMIELELDFGEEDVEFADRDDLKKLVNQLLSVITALVSSFDLGNVIKNGVPTVIAGKPNTGKSTLLNALLNEEKAIVSDIAGTTRDFIEDEINLEGVVFRFIDTAGLRDTEDKVEAIGVSRTKEKMKQASLIIYMFDLKNDSLTEVNRDINMLENLGIPFIKVGNKMDEAQPELFAEMKKDPNTLFISAINKEGLEALKSKLVETVNLDNFKTGDTVVTNIRHYDNLVQTQNSLNAVLRGLGDNITGDFLALDIRHALRFLGEITGEITTDDLLANIFSKFCIGK; from the coding sequence ATGTTAGATCAGTTGAAGGAAACCATTATTGCTTTATCTACAGCTCCGGGCGTAGGGGCTATTGCAGTCATTAGACTTTCAGGAGAGGATGCTATTGATATTACCAATAGCGTTTTTAGAGGGAAGAATCTTTTAGAGCAAAAAAGCCATACTGCGCATTTTGGCACCATCCGTAATGAGGAAGGTGAAATCATAGATGAAGTAGTCGCTACATTATTTATTGCTCCACATTCCTTCACAAAAGAAAATGTGGTGGAGATTTCCTGTCATGGCTCACCATATATCGTCCAACGACTGATTAAATTATTCTTAACAAAAGGAGTTCGATTAGCTAAAGCAGGAGAATTTACACAAAGAGCTTTCTTAAATGGTCAGTTTGATTTGGCACAAGCAGAAGCAGTAGCTGACTTAATTAATGCAGATACAGAAGCTTCCCACAAAGCTGCTTTGAACCAAATGCGGGGTGGTTTTTCAGAGCAAATTAAAAATCTAAGAGCCGAATTAATTCATTTTGCCAGTATGATCGAATTGGAGTTAGATTTTGGGGAAGAAGATGTAGAATTTGCCGATAGAGACGATTTAAAAAAGCTGGTTAATCAATTGCTTAGTGTGATAACCGCTTTGGTGAGTAGTTTTGATTTAGGAAATGTGATCAAAAATGGGGTTCCAACCGTGATTGCCGGAAAGCCTAATACCGGGAAATCTACCTTACTCAATGCGCTTTTAAATGAAGAAAAAGCTATAGTTTCAGATATAGCCGGAACCACCCGAGATTTCATAGAAGATGAAATCAATTTGGAAGGTGTAGTTTTCCGCTTTATAGATACCGCTGGTTTGCGTGATACGGAAGATAAAGTAGAAGCAATAGGTGTTTCTCGAACCAAGGAGAAAATGAAGCAAGCTTCCTTAATCATCTATATGTTCGATTTGAAAAACGATTCCTTAACCGAAGTCAATCGGGATATCAATATGCTGGAGAATTTGGGAATTCCATTTATTAAAGTTGGTAATAAAATGGACGAAGCACAGCCTGAATTATTCGCTGAAATGAAAAAAGACCCTAACACTTTATTTATTTCTGCCATCAACAAAGAAGGTTTGGAAGCTCTAAAAAGCAAACTTGTAGAAACCGTAAATCTGGATAACTTCAAAACAGGAGACACAGTAGTGACCAACATCCGTCATTATGATAATCTAGTTCAAACCCAAAACAGCTTAAATGCAGTGTTGAGAGGTTTAGGTGATAATATCACTGGCGACTTCTTGGCTTTAGATATTCGTCATGCCTTACGCTTCTTAGGTGAGATCACTGGTGAGATTACAACGGATGATTTGTTGGCTAATATCTTTAGTAAGTTTTGTATTGGGAAGTGA
- a CDS encoding aldo/keto reductase yields the protein MRQTSLAKNSIEFSSYLVGTMRLGNWGENFNTNQWIEFVEKSLELGLRDFDHADIYGDYTTEADFGKVLKEKPHLRDEMQITTKCGIKIPTENRPKNRIKSYDSSEEHIIQSVENSLINLQTDYIDVLLLHRPDFLMNPNEIAETFEKLKDDGKVKYFGVSNFSTSQFEMINKVYPLVTHQVEASLRHLKPFGDGILDQLMMKNIRPTVWSPLGGGHFMHKGNSKTDQDLNQILKRLSVKYELNTAQLMLLFLKRHPSGIIPVLGTSKTERLKEALAVESKTMEKEDWYALYSAAKGEELP from the coding sequence ATGAGACAAACAAGCTTAGCTAAAAACAGCATAGAATTTTCATCCTATTTAGTAGGCACCATGCGATTGGGGAACTGGGGAGAAAACTTCAATACTAATCAATGGATCGAATTTGTTGAGAAATCTCTTGAACTCGGTTTGAGAGATTTTGACCATGCCGATATTTATGGGGATTATACCACAGAAGCAGATTTCGGAAAAGTGCTTAAGGAAAAACCGCATTTGAGAGATGAAATGCAAATAACTACAAAATGTGGAATTAAAATACCAACAGAAAATCGTCCTAAAAACAGGATTAAATCTTATGATAGCAGTGAGGAACATATCATTCAATCCGTAGAAAACTCATTAATAAATCTTCAAACAGATTATATAGATGTGCTATTGTTACATCGCCCTGATTTTTTAATGAACCCCAACGAAATAGCAGAAACTTTCGAAAAATTAAAAGATGATGGCAAAGTAAAGTATTTTGGAGTTTCTAATTTTTCTACTTCTCAATTTGAAATGATTAATAAAGTATACCCATTAGTTACTCATCAAGTTGAAGCTTCCTTAAGGCATTTAAAGCCTTTTGGAGATGGGATTTTAGATCAGTTAATGATGAAAAACATTCGACCAACCGTCTGGTCTCCACTTGGTGGAGGGCATTTTATGCATAAAGGTAATTCAAAAACAGATCAAGACTTAAATCAAATTCTAAAAAGATTAAGTGTAAAATATGAGCTAAACACTGCACAATTGATGTTGCTTTTCCTCAAGAGACATCCTTCAGGAATCATTCCAGTTTTAGGAACTTCCAAAACCGAAAGATTGAAGGAGGCCCTTGCGGTAGAATCAAAAACCATGGAAAAAGAAGATTGGTATGCCTTATATTCCGCTGCAAAAGGGGAAGAATTGCCTTGA
- a CDS encoding AI-2E family transporter, protein MKLNEHSTTNKLLLVLVIPVIFYSLQLLSFIFIPLMFAIFIALLFTPMMRWMKKRKVPQFVALGTVILILALTGFSAIKIVQMSGKQIEEGKSEIFKKLDNKVEQVVTPFAETLGLNQANGESTIRNLLKSDKIEGVILDNFTITVSFIQSTVVNILMTLFFLMLLLAGSLNFKDILQSTLFSGGTQSVKTFMKVERSVSDFLKVKIFVSFLTGVAFGVIAWSLGISFPLFWGLLAFVINFIQMVGSVISTVLVMIFAFIEIESPGTLLLAAILFTGAQILFGAVLEPIFMGRSFSINIIVVLVMLMFWGFIWGIPGLILSIPLTVLFKTILNEFPGGKKFARLMFLTTIQIK, encoded by the coding sequence ATGAAATTAAACGAACATTCAACCACCAATAAGTTATTATTAGTATTAGTGATCCCTGTAATCTTTTATAGTTTACAGTTGTTATCATTTATTTTCATTCCGTTAATGTTTGCGATCTTTATTGCATTGCTTTTTACTCCTATGATGCGATGGATGAAAAAAAGAAAAGTTCCACAATTTGTTGCTTTAGGGACGGTAATACTCATATTAGCTTTAACAGGCTTTTCTGCAATTAAAATTGTTCAGATGTCCGGTAAGCAAATAGAAGAAGGTAAATCCGAGATATTTAAAAAATTGGATAATAAAGTGGAGCAGGTAGTAACTCCTTTTGCTGAAACATTAGGATTAAATCAAGCAAATGGAGAAAGCACAATTAGAAACTTATTAAAAAGTGATAAAATAGAAGGGGTTATTTTGGATAATTTCACTATTACGGTTTCTTTTATTCAAAGTACAGTGGTGAATATTTTAATGACATTATTCTTTTTGATGTTGCTATTAGCAGGGTCACTCAACTTTAAAGATATTCTACAAAGTACATTATTTTCTGGTGGTACTCAATCAGTTAAAACTTTTATGAAAGTGGAACGAAGTGTATCCGATTTCCTGAAGGTGAAAATTTTTGTGAGTTTCTTAACAGGTGTTGCTTTTGGAGTTATTGCATGGTCATTGGGAATAAGTTTTCCACTCTTTTGGGGGCTCTTGGCTTTCGTTATCAATTTTATACAAATGGTAGGTTCTGTGATTTCCACTGTTTTAGTGATGATTTTTGCCTTTATAGAAATAGAAAGTCCTGGAACTTTATTATTGGCGGCAATATTATTTACAGGTGCTCAGATATTATTCGGTGCTGTTTTAGAACCTATATTTATGGGAAGATCTTTTTCAATCAATATCATCGTAGTCTTAGTGATGCTTATGTTCTGGGGATTTATATGGGGAATACCTGGATTAATATTGTCGATTCCGCTTACCGTACTTTTCAAAACCATCTTGAACGAATTTCCAGGAGGAAAGAAATTTGCCAGGTTGATGTTCCTAACTACAATTCAGATAAAATAA